A stretch of Candidatus Sphingomonas phytovorans DNA encodes these proteins:
- a CDS encoding TonB-dependent receptor has translation MLRKQYLSACAFSALALSLASPAFAQSALAADQDDAGQTTPDIVVTGSLIRGTPEDAALPVNVISAADLSKQGNPSAVEMLKALPTSNGVLGDSNQFDSRSQGAEGIATVNLRGLGPQRTLVLFNNKRLVSAGNGIPSVDINMIPQAAIGRIEVLKDGAAATYGSDAVAGVVNFISKSDQKGFLVAGSHKFINDSVGDYDISASFGHQGNGFRVLIAAGYQTRGELLARDRKFAVQPFAVNPEGGYTGGGNPATFLALGPTGAPITGFTPDASCVPLGGTITAQNRCATQYSVYDALVDTERRGQAYVELGVDVAPNIELEVTALYGRSTVPHYRTSPSYLLTQSPSAATGITQSGFFVPANNPGYIQYRLQNPTALPAGAIGALFPTLLYRPFLTGGNPMFAGDENDPGASIGERKSESARFTATLSGKLTDSLDFNVNATYHHYYRYIDGYDAFGDRVQLALRGLGGPNCTGTTPGANGCLWLNPFGNAVQSNLATGATNPNYVSSVANSAELARWFFVKSFSQADTSLFVGEASISGKTGISLPGGDVQFGVGAQYRRDTYSIRYGNNNNLANNPCRETPVTGNLGPCLPNTVGGVSPPATGALAFLGTNANAKASGDVIATYAELQAPVFDSLNLQLAARYEDYGGQVGSTFNPQARLRFQATPWLAFRGGVGTTFRGPRNENLLPGSVTSLQLVGTSFRPVDVAGNAALKPEKSTNYSGGILLNGGGFTASIDYFRYELRDSIVFEPVAGMVNTLFGSTGAANCGNAAFAALQARFTFNGACNIANVARISTKVINGASVTNSGLDFSANYRGDVGAVRFGAGVTATYTIEYKTADQPVDGVVVQKAFDAGGKLNFQTTAYPVPKWKGQAFIDLGAGIFDGRLTATYIDGYHDQRADTNSGPFAPRVDIAGSPILTQGANIEKYYTFDFSLRVRLPWETIATLSVLNIFDRDPSFARLDYNYDPFTGSALGRNFKIGLSKKF, from the coding sequence ATGCTCAGGAAGCAGTATTTATCCGCGTGCGCCTTTTCGGCTCTCGCGCTCAGCCTTGCATCGCCGGCCTTCGCTCAAAGCGCCCTCGCGGCGGACCAGGACGATGCCGGCCAGACCACACCCGACATCGTCGTCACCGGATCGCTGATCCGCGGCACCCCGGAGGACGCGGCGCTGCCGGTCAACGTGATTTCGGCCGCGGATCTTTCGAAGCAGGGCAACCCGAGCGCGGTCGAGATGCTCAAGGCGCTGCCGACTTCGAACGGCGTGCTGGGCGATTCCAACCAGTTCGACAGCCGCTCGCAGGGCGCCGAGGGCATCGCCACGGTCAATCTTCGCGGCCTCGGGCCGCAGCGCACCCTGGTGCTGTTCAACAACAAGCGCCTCGTCTCGGCCGGCAACGGCATTCCGTCAGTCGATATCAACATGATCCCGCAGGCGGCGATCGGCCGGATCGAGGTGCTGAAGGACGGCGCGGCGGCGACCTATGGGTCGGATGCGGTCGCCGGCGTGGTGAACTTCATCAGCAAGTCGGACCAGAAGGGCTTCCTCGTCGCGGGCAGCCACAAGTTCATCAACGACAGCGTCGGCGACTACGACATTTCGGCGAGTTTCGGCCATCAGGGCAACGGCTTCAGGGTGCTGATCGCCGCGGGCTATCAGACGCGCGGCGAACTGCTGGCGCGGGACCGCAAGTTCGCGGTGCAGCCCTTCGCCGTCAATCCGGAGGGTGGCTATACCGGCGGCGGCAACCCGGCGACCTTCCTCGCGCTCGGCCCGACCGGGGCGCCGATCACCGGCTTCACCCCTGATGCGAGCTGCGTGCCGCTGGGCGGGACGATCACCGCGCAGAATCGCTGCGCGACCCAGTACAGCGTGTATGACGCGCTGGTCGATACCGAACGGCGTGGCCAGGCCTATGTCGAGCTCGGCGTCGATGTCGCCCCGAATATCGAGCTCGAGGTGACGGCGCTGTATGGCCGGTCGACGGTGCCGCATTACCGCACCTCCCCCTCCTATCTGCTGACCCAGTCGCCTTCCGCGGCGACGGGCATCACGCAGAGCGGCTTCTTCGTGCCGGCGAACAATCCCGGCTATATCCAGTACCGGCTGCAGAACCCGACGGCGCTTCCCGCGGGCGCGATCGGCGCGCTGTTCCCGACACTGCTCTACCGGCCGTTCCTGACGGGCGGCAACCCGATGTTCGCGGGCGACGAGAATGATCCCGGCGCCTCGATCGGCGAGCGCAAATCAGAATCCGCGCGATTTACCGCGACGCTGTCGGGCAAGCTGACCGACAGCCTCGATTTCAACGTCAACGCGACCTATCATCATTATTACCGCTATATCGACGGCTATGACGCGTTCGGCGACCGCGTCCAGCTCGCGCTGCGCGGGCTTGGCGGGCCGAACTGCACCGGGACGACGCCCGGCGCGAACGGATGCCTGTGGCTCAACCCGTTCGGCAACGCTGTCCAGTCAAACCTGGCGACCGGCGCGACCAACCCCAACTATGTCTCGTCGGTGGCCAACTCGGCGGAGCTTGCGCGCTGGTTCTTCGTCAAGTCGTTCAGCCAGGCCGATACGTCGCTGTTCGTCGGGGAGGCGAGCATCAGCGGCAAGACCGGGATTTCGCTGCCGGGCGGCGACGTCCAGTTCGGCGTCGGGGCGCAATATCGCCGCGACACCTATTCGATCCGCTATGGCAACAACAACAACCTGGCGAACAATCCCTGCCGCGAGACGCCGGTGACCGGCAATCTGGGCCCCTGCCTGCCCAACACGGTCGGCGGCGTGAGCCCGCCGGCGACCGGTGCCCTGGCGTTTCTCGGCACCAACGCGAACGCCAAGGCATCGGGGGACGTGATCGCGACCTATGCCGAGCTTCAGGCACCGGTCTTCGATTCGCTCAACCTGCAACTCGCGGCACGGTACGAGGACTATGGCGGCCAGGTAGGCTCGACCTTCAACCCGCAGGCGCGCCTGCGTTTCCAGGCGACACCGTGGCTCGCCTTCCGCGGCGGCGTCGGCACTACTTTCCGCGGCCCGCGCAACGAGAATCTCCTGCCGGGATCGGTCACGTCGCTTCAGCTCGTCGGTACCAGCTTCCGCCCGGTCGACGTGGCCGGCAACGCAGCACTGAAGCCCGAGAAGTCGACCAATTATTCGGGTGGCATCTTGCTCAACGGGGGCGGCTTCACCGCCAGCATCGATTATTTCCGTTATGAGCTGCGGGATTCGATCGTGTTCGAGCCGGTCGCCGGCATGGTCAATACGCTGTTCGGATCGACCGGCGCGGCGAATTGCGGCAACGCCGCCTTTGCCGCGCTGCAGGCACGCTTCACCTTCAACGGGGCGTGCAACATCGCCAATGTGGCGCGCATCTCCACCAAGGTCATCAACGGCGCGAGCGTCACCAATTCGGGCCTCGACTTCTCCGCCAATTATCGCGGAGATGTTGGTGCCGTGCGCTTCGGCGCCGGCGTGACCGCGACCTACACGATCGAGTACAAGACCGCCGACCAGCCGGTCGACGGGGTGGTCGTGCAGAAGGCGTTCGACGCCGGCGGCAAGCTCAATTTCCAGACCACGGCCTATCCGGTGCCGAAATGGAAGGGCCAGGCCTTTATCGATCTTGGCGCAGGCATCTTCGACGGACGGCTGACCGCGACCTATATCGACGGATATCACGACCAGCGCGCCGACACGAATTCGGGCCCGTTCGCGCCGCGTGTCGATATCGCCGGTTCCCCGATTCTGACTCAGGGAGCGAACATCGAGAAATATTACACCTTCGATTTCAGCCTGCGCGTTCGCCTGCCCTGGGAGACGATCGCGACCCTGTCCGTCCTCAACATCTTCGATCGCGACCCGTCGTTCGCGCGGCTCGATTACAATTACGATCCGTTCACCGGCAGCGCGCTGGGCCGTAACTTCAAGATCGGCCTGTCGAAGAAGTTCTGA
- a CDS encoding MFS transporter, which produces MALSSPENAPQTAPETADALAIRRRRLTLALLTFVYFFSYMDRQILAILLELIRKDLLLTDTQLGILSGFAFAVFYAGLGIPVARLADRTSRKKIIVLSLALWSAMTAICGLATSFLQLLFARIGVGVGEAGSSPPSHSMIADLYAPHERASAMAIYSLGVVLGAAFGTIIGGTIGHFYGWRHAMFVVGLPGLLLAVIVWFFVIEPRRGLSDGRSQAEQEREAMPSLGAGFASIWRDRAARHLVIAVTLTSLIGYGHAQWGPSFIQRSLGVPLLTISWVIAPIGAIFATVSGVAGGMLADRLAKKRGLHWQSWMVAILKTIALPFSLTFYFLDEPNIAVGAYFFALLFASSYLGPTFALLQGLAPMRLRALWAAITLLVINLIGLGLGPTLVGQISDLLRPRFGEDSLRWAMFVFAVATPWAIFHYWRAGVILKRRGQVTGSA; this is translated from the coding sequence ATGGCTCTTTCCTCCCCAGAAAACGCCCCGCAAACCGCCCCTGAAACTGCAGATGCGCTGGCGATCCGGCGCCGCCGGCTGACGCTCGCGCTGCTCACCTTCGTCTATTTCTTCAGCTATATGGACCGGCAGATCCTTGCGATCCTGCTTGAGCTGATCCGCAAGGATCTGCTCCTGACCGACACGCAGCTCGGCATCCTGTCGGGCTTCGCCTTCGCTGTCTTCTATGCCGGGCTGGGCATTCCGGTGGCGCGCCTCGCTGACCGGACCAGTCGCAAGAAGATCATCGTGCTGTCGCTTGCGTTGTGGAGCGCGATGACCGCGATCTGCGGGCTCGCCACCAGTTTCCTCCAGTTGCTGTTCGCGCGGATCGGCGTCGGGGTGGGCGAGGCCGGATCGAGCCCGCCGAGCCATTCGATGATCGCCGATCTCTACGCTCCGCACGAACGCGCCAGCGCGATGGCGATCTATTCGCTGGGCGTGGTGCTGGGCGCCGCGTTCGGCACCATCATCGGCGGGACGATCGGCCATTTCTACGGCTGGCGCCACGCGATGTTCGTGGTCGGGCTGCCGGGGCTGCTGCTCGCGGTGATCGTGTGGTTCTTCGTGATCGAGCCGCGCCGCGGCCTGTCCGACGGCCGCAGCCAGGCCGAGCAGGAACGCGAGGCAATGCCGAGCCTGGGTGCCGGCTTCGCCTCGATCTGGCGCGATCGGGCGGCGCGCCACCTGGTGATCGCGGTCACGCTGACCTCGCTGATCGGATACGGCCATGCGCAATGGGGGCCGAGCTTCATCCAGCGTTCGCTGGGTGTGCCGCTGCTGACCATCTCCTGGGTGATCGCCCCGATCGGCGCGATCTTCGCGACCGTCTCCGGCGTGGCCGGCGGGATGCTGGCCGACCGGCTGGCGAAGAAGCGCGGGCTTCACTGGCAAAGCTGGATGGTCGCGATCCTGAAGACGATCGCACTGCCGTTCAGCCTGACCTTCTATTTCCTCGACGAGCCGAACATCGCGGTCGGCGCTTATTTCTTCGCGCTGCTGTTCGCGTCGAGCTATCTCGGCCCGACCTTCGCGCTGCTGCAGGGCCTGGCGCCGATGCGGCTGCGGGCGCTATGGGCGGCGATCACCCTGCTGGTGATCAATCTGATCGGCCTGGGCCTCGGGCCGACCCTGGTCGGCCAGATCAGCGATCTGCTGCGACCACGCTTCGGTGAAGATTCGCTGCGCTGGGCGATGTTCGTCTTCGCGGTGGCGACGCCCTGGGCGATCTTCCACTATTGGCGGGCCGGCGTGATCCTGAAGCGGCGCGGGCAGGTGACGGGGAGCGCGTAA
- the rnr gene encoding ribonuclease R: protein MPKPKRSPGLPTREQILDFITSSATPAGKREIARAFGLTAQEKIGLKALLKDMADEGLIDSAPGRAFHKLGGLPKVTVLRIADVDDGGNVWAVPERWDSDAPAPRLRVRERKRGALGVGDRVLARTEEAGNGWIAHPMKQLARGEELVLGVLHQEGGKLWLQGVEKERREFMVSDAGDAEPGDLVLAEKAGRPPRITVRVTERLGDPFAPRSFSLIAIHKLGIPNVFSPETVEEAERVAQMPLGDGREDLRDLPIVAIDPADARDHDDAVWAAPDDDPANDGGWKAIVAIADVSFYVRPGSELDREARRRGNSVYFPDRVVPMLPEELSADMCSLRQGVDRAALACHLQIAKNGTLKSWRFTRAIVRIAANIAYEDAQAAIDGTIEHPLTDVALKPLWACWKALYKAREKRDPLDLDLPERRVVLDEKGRILSVAPRERLDAHKLIEDYMIAANVAAAKALEAKKAPVMYRVHEQPSREKLVALKEYLKTFGVEFALGQVVRPATFNHILDKVGDVDFRPQIMEQVLRTQTQAYYGPENHGHFGLALGSYAHFTSPIRRYADLIVHRALVDAYKLGPGGLTEGEAASMDRIGESISMLERRAMEAERDTIDRYVAAFLAERVGQVLDVRITGVANFGFFATVEGIGGDGLMPVRDIGGEYFRYDEAGRRLIGDETGTEYASGQRLQLRLAEANPVSGALRFEMVDGKGAAPERDKRPARVIKRRGRPANIRHQGRKR, encoded by the coding sequence ATGCCCAAGCCAAAGCGTTCGCCCGGCCTTCCCACACGCGAGCAGATTCTCGACTTCATTACCTCGTCGGCCACGCCCGCCGGCAAGCGCGAGATCGCGCGCGCCTTCGGCCTGACCGCGCAGGAGAAGATCGGCCTGAAGGCGCTGCTCAAGGACATGGCTGACGAAGGGCTGATCGACAGCGCCCCGGGTCGCGCCTTTCATAAGCTGGGCGGGCTGCCCAAGGTCACGGTGCTGCGCATCGCCGATGTCGACGACGGCGGCAATGTGTGGGCGGTGCCCGAGCGCTGGGATTCCGATGCGCCCGCCCCGCGGCTGCGGGTGCGCGAACGCAAGCGCGGGGCGCTGGGCGTAGGCGACCGGGTGCTGGCGCGGACCGAGGAAGCCGGCAATGGCTGGATCGCCCATCCGATGAAGCAGCTCGCGCGCGGCGAGGAGCTTGTCCTTGGCGTGCTGCATCAGGAAGGTGGCAAGCTCTGGTTGCAGGGCGTGGAGAAGGAGCGGCGCGAGTTCATGGTCTCCGACGCCGGCGATGCCGAGCCCGGCGACCTCGTGCTGGCGGAGAAGGCGGGGCGTCCGCCGCGGATAACGGTGCGGGTGACCGAGCGTCTCGGCGATCCGTTCGCGCCGCGCAGCTTCTCGCTGATCGCGATCCACAAGCTTGGCATTCCCAATGTCTTTTCGCCCGAGACGGTGGAGGAAGCGGAGCGCGTGGCGCAGATGCCGCTGGGGGATGGGCGCGAAGACCTGCGCGACCTGCCGATCGTCGCGATCGACCCCGCCGATGCGCGCGACCATGACGATGCGGTCTGGGCGGCGCCCGACGACGACCCCGCCAATGACGGCGGGTGGAAGGCGATCGTGGCGATCGCCGATGTCAGCTTTTATGTCCGCCCCGGATCGGAGCTTGATCGCGAAGCGCGGCGGCGCGGCAACAGCGTCTATTTTCCCGATCGCGTCGTGCCGATGCTGCCCGAGGAATTGTCGGCCGACATGTGTTCGCTGAGGCAGGGCGTCGATCGCGCTGCGTTGGCGTGTCATTTGCAGATCGCGAAGAACGGCACGCTGAAGAGCTGGCGCTTCACGCGGGCGATCGTGCGGATCGCGGCGAACATTGCCTATGAGGATGCGCAGGCGGCGATCGACGGAACGATCGAGCACCCGCTGACCGACGTCGCGCTCAAGCCGCTCTGGGCATGCTGGAAGGCGCTTTACAAGGCGCGCGAGAAGCGTGACCCGCTCGATCTCGACCTGCCCGAGCGACGCGTGGTGCTCGACGAGAAGGGGCGTATCCTGTCGGTCGCGCCACGCGAGCGGCTCGATGCGCACAAGCTGATCGAGGATTACATGATCGCCGCGAACGTGGCGGCGGCCAAGGCGCTCGAGGCGAAGAAGGCGCCGGTCATGTACCGGGTGCACGAACAGCCGAGCCGCGAGAAGCTTGTCGCGCTCAAGGAGTATCTCAAGACCTTCGGTGTCGAGTTCGCGCTTGGCCAGGTGGTGCGACCGGCGACGTTCAACCACATCCTCGACAAGGTTGGCGATGTGGATTTCCGGCCGCAGATCATGGAGCAGGTGCTGCGTACCCAGACCCAGGCCTATTACGGGCCGGAAAATCACGGCCATTTCGGGCTCGCGCTGGGCAGCTATGCGCATTTCACCTCGCCGATCAGGCGCTATGCCGACCTGATCGTCCACCGCGCGCTGGTCGACGCCTACAAGCTCGGGCCGGGTGGACTGACCGAGGGCGAGGCAGCGTCGATGGACCGGATCGGCGAAAGCATCTCGATGCTCGAACGCCGCGCGATGGAGGCTGAGCGCGATACGATCGATCGCTATGTCGCCGCCTTCCTCGCCGAACGCGTCGGCCAGGTGCTCGACGTGCGGATCACCGGCGTCGCCAATTTCGGCTTCTTCGCGACGGTCGAGGGCATCGGCGGCGACGGGCTGATGCCGGTGCGGGACATCGGCGGCGAATATTTCCGCTATGACGAGGCGGGGCGGCGGCTGATCGGCGACGAAACCGGCACCGAATATGCGAGCGGCCAACGGCTTCAACTGCGACTGGCCGAGGCCAATCCGGTATCGGGGGCGCTTCGCTTCGAAATGGTTGACGGCAAGGGCGCGGCGCCCGAGCGCGACAAGCGGCCGGCGCGGGTGATCAAGCGGCGCGGCCGGCCGGCCAATATCCGCCACCAGGGTCGCAAGCGGTGA
- a CDS encoding saccharopine dehydrogenase NADP-binding domain-containing protein, with protein MRDFDIIVYGATGFTGRLVAEYLIHAYPGPDSPRWAMAGRSLSKLQEVRDEIGAPASIPLLTANSDDPASLRALCDRTAVMLTTVGPYQLYGSDLVAACAETGTAYVDLCGEPAWMRHMIDAHHETARRTGARIVFSCGFDSIPFDLGVLTLQDAAKLKYGKPAPRVKCRVRKMQGGFSGGTAASLKATLAATARDPSILGLLTNPFSLTPGFQGPSQPRGLLPDYDKTIEAWVAPFIMAPINTKNVHRTNFLLGEAYGADFVYDEMMVAGLGDIGKAAAEAIAKINPLASDKGPKPGEGPSREERENGYYDILFIGEMPDGTRVDSVVTGDRDPGYGSTSKMIAETALCLVQDVAGEGGIWTPGALLGEMLVKRLEAKAGLTFRAG; from the coding sequence ATGCGCGACTTCGATATCATCGTATATGGCGCCACCGGCTTTACCGGACGCCTGGTCGCGGAATATCTCATCCACGCCTATCCCGGGCCCGACTCACCCCGCTGGGCGATGGCCGGACGGTCGCTGTCCAAGCTGCAGGAGGTCCGCGACGAGATCGGGGCACCGGCGAGCATCCCCTTGCTCACCGCCAATTCCGACGACCCCGCAAGCCTCAGGGCCCTGTGTGACCGCACGGCGGTGATGCTCACCACCGTGGGCCCGTACCAGCTCTACGGCAGCGACCTCGTCGCCGCCTGCGCCGAGACCGGCACCGCCTATGTCGACCTGTGCGGCGAGCCCGCCTGGATGCGCCACATGATCGACGCGCATCATGAGACCGCGAGGCGCACCGGCGCGCGCATCGTCTTTTCGTGCGGGTTCGATTCGATCCCGTTCGACCTCGGCGTCCTCACGCTCCAGGATGCGGCAAAGCTGAAATACGGCAAGCCCGCCCCCCGCGTGAAATGCCGGGTGCGCAAGATGCAGGGCGGCTTTTCCGGCGGCACGGCGGCCAGCCTCAAGGCAACGCTCGCCGCCACCGCGCGCGACCCCTCGATCCTTGGCCTGCTGACCAACCCCTTCTCGCTGACCCCGGGTTTCCAGGGCCCGAGCCAGCCCAGGGGCCTGCTGCCCGATTACGACAAGACGATCGAGGCCTGGGTCGCTCCGTTCATCATGGCGCCGATCAACACCAAGAACGTCCACCGCACCAACTTCCTGCTCGGCGAGGCCTATGGCGCCGACTTCGTCTATGACGAGATGATGGTCGCCGGCCTCGGCGATATCGGCAAGGCGGCGGCGGAGGCGATCGCGAAGATCAACCCGCTCGCCAGCGACAAGGGGCCCAAGCCCGGCGAAGGCCCGTCCAGGGAAGAGCGCGAGAACGGTTATTACGACATATTGTTCATCGGCGAGATGCCGGACGGGACCAGGGTCGACTCAGTCGTCACCGGGGACCGCGACCCGGGCTATGGTTCGACCAGCAAAATGATCGCTGAGACAGCCTTGTGCCTGGTGCAGGATGTCGCGGGAGAAGGCGGCATCTGGACGCCCGGCGCGCTGCTCGGCGAGATGCTGGTCAAACGGCTCGAGGCTAAGGCGGGACTTACGTTCCGGGCGGGGTAG
- a CDS encoding glutathione S-transferase family protein: MPIDPNADIEITSFAWVPDFARGFVRDLRPRWACEEAGIGYRERLIGFETAKSEDYRREQPFGQVPAYRDDEVQMFESGAMVLRIAERSEKLMPGGPAGRSRVLTWITAALNSVEPFVFDLVNIDTFNKDAEWGRLRRPQVIDNLRGRLAGLSGWLGEKPYLEGDFSAADIIMTTVLREVSDDTLLAEFPNVVAYRDRCMQRPAFEQALKAQLASFAPDPVAA; the protein is encoded by the coding sequence CACGCGGGTTCGTCCGGGATCTTCGGCCACGCTGGGCGTGCGAGGAAGCTGGCATCGGCTATCGCGAGCGGCTGATCGGTTTCGAGACCGCCAAAAGCGAGGATTACCGGCGCGAGCAGCCCTTCGGACAGGTGCCCGCCTATCGCGACGATGAAGTGCAGATGTTCGAAAGCGGCGCGATGGTCCTGCGCATCGCCGAGCGTTCCGAAAAACTCATGCCCGGCGGCCCGGCGGGTCGGTCACGCGTGCTCACCTGGATCACCGCCGCGCTCAACAGCGTCGAGCCGTTCGTGTTCGACTTGGTGAATATCGATACGTTCAACAAGGACGCCGAATGGGGCAGGCTGCGCCGGCCGCAGGTGATCGACAATCTGCGCGGCCGGCTCGCGGGATTGTCGGGCTGGCTCGGTGAGAAGCCCTATCTCGAGGGCGATTTCAGCGCCGCCGATATCATCATGACGACGGTGCTGCGCGAGGTTTCGGACGACACCCTGCTGGCCGAATTCCCCAATGTGGTCGCCTATCGCGACCGATGCATGCAACGACCTGCGTTCGAGCAGGCACTGAAGGCGCAGCTGGCGTCATTTGCGCCCGACCCGGTAGCCGCATAA